The proteins below are encoded in one region of bacterium:
- the scpB gene encoding SMC-Scp complex subunit ScpB, producing MDREENVGGAQVDEGTEAPRADDAATDAALAPEPDATPPPAEEETPADEAAAPAAEAVEPEGASPADEAEAPASPPDDGELLCALQCLLFVAGEPLPVDRLAQALGQEVTDIPGLCDRLNEHLEGQGLHVVQLAGGYALATRPEFADYVQRLLEPEPERLSIQALETLAIIAYRQPITRPEIDALRGVNSGGVVTSLLEKGLLRIRGRKDAPGRPFLLETTAHFLSSFGLGDLSDLPRVDLPEIGETTQQPRVLGEALEELAATQEEAPSVPEQ from the coding sequence ATGGATCGCGAAGAGAACGTGGGCGGGGCGCAGGTAGACGAGGGCACAGAGGCCCCGAGGGCCGACGACGCCGCGACGGATGCGGCGTTGGCCCCGGAACCTGACGCGACGCCGCCCCCTGCCGAGGAAGAGACGCCGGCCGACGAGGCCGCTGCCCCCGCTGCCGAGGCGGTGGAGCCCGAGGGTGCCTCGCCGGCCGACGAGGCCGAGGCGCCCGCCTCCCCCCCCGATGACGGGGAGTTGCTCTGCGCGCTGCAGTGCCTGCTGTTCGTTGCCGGGGAGCCGCTGCCTGTGGACCGTCTGGCCCAGGCGCTGGGGCAGGAGGTCACCGATATCCCCGGGCTGTGCGACCGGCTCAATGAGCATCTGGAGGGCCAAGGATTGCATGTGGTGCAACTGGCGGGGGGCTATGCCCTGGCCACACGCCCAGAGTTCGCCGACTACGTGCAGCGCCTGCTGGAGCCGGAGCCCGAGCGACTGTCCATCCAGGCGCTGGAGACGCTGGCCATCATCGCCTACCGACAGCCGATCACCCGCCCGGAGATTGACGCGCTGCGCGGCGTCAATTCCGGTGGCGTGGTGACCTCGCTCCTGGAGAAGGGTCTGCTCCGCATCAGGGGCCGCAAGGATGCGCCGGGACGCCCGTTCCTGCTGGAGACGACGGCACACTTCCTGTCCTCCTTCGGGCTGGGCGACCTGTCCGACCTGCCGCGGGTGGACTTGCCGGAGATCGGCGAGACGACGCAACAGCCGCGCGTGTTGGGCGAGGCCCTCGAGGAGTTGGCGGCGACTCAGGAGGAAGCGCCATCCGTACCCGAGCAGTAG